In one Echinicola marina genomic region, the following are encoded:
- a CDS encoding DUF4494 domain-containing protein, protein MRIWFLCKVKYAKENEQGLLKNVNEQYLIDAVSFTEAEARIYDMLGSVIRGDFQVTNISKSNIVDVFFYEDIDIWHKCKITYVVTDADSGKEKKVTQYMLVSAHDVKEAYDRIHESLSNMLVSFRVPDINESPIVEIFPYESEDEELLPPPPSNLKPVSEVRADQARREEARAANAPVNTQEEEETEEVIAEDNYEESFESEEEEPIDQTDEEQLEDEELASESEEEEK, encoded by the coding sequence ATGAGAATTTGGTTTTTGTGCAAAGTAAAATATGCCAAGGAAAACGAGCAGGGATTGCTAAAGAATGTAAATGAACAATACCTCATCGACGCTGTGTCATTTACTGAAGCAGAGGCGAGGATCTACGATATGCTCGGTAGTGTGATCAGGGGCGATTTTCAGGTGACCAATATCAGCAAAAGTAATATTGTTGATGTATTTTTCTATGAGGATATTGATATCTGGCATAAGTGTAAAATCACTTACGTGGTTACAGATGCTGATAGCGGTAAGGAGAAGAAGGTCACCCAATACATGTTGGTTTCTGCACATGATGTAAAAGAAGCCTATGATAGGATTCACGAAAGCCTAAGCAATATGCTGGTAAGCTTTAGGGTACCTGATATCAACGAAAGCCCTATCGTAGAAATATTCCCTTATGAAAGTGAAGATGAAGAATTACTTCCCCCTCCACCTTCCAACCTTAAACCTGTCAGTGAAGTAAGGGCTGATCAAGCCAGAAGAGAAGAAGCAAGAGCTGCCAATGCTCCCGTAAACACTCAAGAAGAAGAGGAAACTGAGGAGGTTATTGCTGAAGATAATTATGAAGAATCTTTTGAGTCAGAGGAAGAAGAGCCAATTGACCAAACTGATGAAGAGCAACTGGAAGATGAGGAGTTGGCTTCTGAATCCGAAGAGGAAGAAAAATAA
- the nhaC gene encoding Na+/H+ antiporter NhaC, which translates to MTNLQRKPSLGEALVPIIFLILLLVINIRIFGTDSLSGSNQMVLIISSAVAGLVAVLRLKIGWEALQTGIVNSIGAAMPSILILLLIGALAGTWLLSGIVPAMIYYGLQILSPGIFLLAACVVSAIVSIATGSSWTTVATVGVALLGIGKALGFEEGVIAGAIISGAYFGDKMSPLSDTTNLAPAMAGTDLFTHIKHMTKTTTPSILITLVIFGVMGYTISAEGSVDQVKGISEVISDRFNITGWLFIVPVLVLGMIVKKVPAVPALLSGALLGGVFAVIFQPHIIQTIADESGRNYGYQSFKAVMMALYGDISIVTSNDMVNELLSTGGMAGMLYTIWLIISAMIFGGIMEKSGMLIVIAEAVIAKVHSLGSLIASTAATCVFFNLTTSDQYLAILVPGRMYADIYKKRGLKAENLSRTLEDSATVTSVLVPWNTCGATQASVLGVATLTYAPYCFFNIISPFMTVLYGYLKLGINYYTEEEMREIQKELAV; encoded by the coding sequence ATGACCAATCTTCAAAGAAAGCCCAGTTTGGGAGAGGCTTTAGTCCCTATTATATTTCTGATTTTATTATTGGTGATCAATATCCGTATTTTTGGAACAGACAGTTTATCTGGCTCTAACCAAATGGTCTTGATTATTTCATCAGCTGTGGCCGGTTTGGTGGCGGTTCTTAGGCTGAAAATTGGTTGGGAAGCCCTTCAAACAGGAATAGTAAATAGCATAGGAGCGGCTATGCCTTCCATACTTATTTTACTTTTGATCGGCGCCTTGGCTGGTACATGGCTGTTGAGTGGCATCGTTCCTGCGATGATATATTATGGCCTTCAGATATTAAGTCCAGGAATATTTTTGCTAGCAGCCTGTGTGGTAAGTGCTATTGTGTCCATTGCTACAGGAAGTAGTTGGACAACCGTGGCCACTGTGGGGGTAGCATTATTAGGGATAGGTAAGGCATTGGGATTTGAAGAGGGGGTAATAGCAGGTGCTATTATCTCAGGAGCTTATTTTGGGGATAAGATGTCACCACTATCAGACACCACTAATCTGGCACCGGCCATGGCTGGGACAGATTTGTTTACCCATATCAAGCACATGACCAAAACCACCACGCCATCTATCTTGATTACCCTGGTGATTTTTGGGGTTATGGGCTATACCATCAGTGCGGAGGGGTCTGTAGATCAGGTGAAGGGGATTTCTGAGGTGATTTCTGATCGATTCAATATCACTGGTTGGTTATTTATTGTTCCGGTTTTGGTTTTGGGCATGATTGTGAAAAAAGTGCCTGCGGTACCTGCACTGCTTTCAGGAGCACTTTTGGGAGGTGTTTTTGCGGTGATTTTCCAACCACATATTATCCAGACTATCGCTGATGAGTCAGGTAGGAATTATGGCTATCAGTCATTCAAGGCAGTGATGATGGCACTTTATGGAGATATAAGTATCGTGACCAGTAACGATATGGTGAATGAGCTTCTATCCACTGGAGGGATGGCTGGCATGTTATATACCATTTGGTTGATCATTAGTGCCATGATTTTTGGAGGAATTATGGAGAAAAGCGGCATGTTAATTGTCATTGCAGAAGCAGTTATCGCAAAAGTACATTCATTAGGCTCTTTGATCGCCTCTACGGCTGCTACTTGCGTGTTCTTTAACCTGACGACCTCGGATCAATATTTGGCCATTTTGGTGCCGGGAAGAATGTATGCTGACATTTATAAGAAAAGAGGCCTAAAAGCGGAGAACCTGAGCCGTACGCTGGAAGATAGTGCAACGGTAACTTCCGTTTTGGTTCCTTGGAATACTTGTGGAGCTACCCAAGCCTCTGTTTTGGGCGTGGCTACCTTGACCTATGCACCGTATTGTTTTTTTAATATAATTAGCCCCTTTATGACTGTATTATATGGTTATTTGAAATTGGGGATTAATTATTATACAGAAGAAGAAATGAGAGAAATTCAAAAAGAACTGGCTGTATGA
- a CDS encoding NAD(P)/FAD-dependent oxidoreductase has product MLSYWEKKNLLNYDLVVIGAGFVGLSTAIHYKENFPGRSVLVLERGVFPSGASTRNAGFACFGSLTEILDDLEKTSEETVFDLLVKRRLGLKNIRSVFGDEALDYAPSGGFDLIRPQDEACLGKLGYVNGMLRTVFGGEVFEMAKPKSFGFGKEISHLVKNRYEGQLDPAKYLKCLWQKCQDLQINILTGAEVTSLEEESCKVHVHSFYDEDIIFQGRLLAVCTNAFVNQLIGGLDIKPGRGMIMVSEFIPDFPWQGTFHMDKGYVYFRNVDNRLLIGGGRNLDESTEMTTDRGINSVIKNYLVEQAKNIVFPGKNLLWENEWSGSMAFGEMKRPIIQQVNARVAVGVRLGGMGVAIGWEAGKELAHLLGS; this is encoded by the coding sequence ATGTTAAGTTACTGGGAGAAGAAAAACCTATTAAATTATGATTTAGTGGTTATTGGGGCAGGCTTTGTGGGATTGTCCACAGCCATTCATTATAAAGAAAATTTTCCCGGAAGATCAGTGTTGGTATTGGAAAGGGGTGTGTTTCCGAGTGGTGCCAGTACCAGAAATGCAGGTTTTGCTTGTTTTGGCAGTCTTACAGAAATTTTAGATGATTTGGAGAAAACATCAGAAGAGACTGTTTTTGATTTGCTCGTAAAGCGTAGATTAGGTTTAAAGAATATCAGGAGTGTTTTTGGAGATGAAGCTTTGGATTATGCTCCCTCAGGAGGTTTTGACCTGATCAGACCCCAAGATGAGGCATGTCTAGGCAAATTGGGCTATGTAAATGGTATGCTTAGGACAGTCTTTGGTGGAGAAGTTTTTGAGATGGCCAAGCCCAAAAGTTTTGGGTTTGGGAAAGAAATATCTCATTTGGTGAAAAACAGGTATGAGGGGCAACTGGATCCAGCAAAATATTTAAAATGTCTCTGGCAAAAGTGCCAGGACTTACAAATCAATATCCTTACAGGTGCAGAGGTGACAAGTTTGGAGGAGGAATCATGTAAAGTCCATGTACATTCCTTTTATGATGAGGATATCATTTTCCAAGGAAGGTTACTTGCCGTATGTACCAATGCCTTTGTGAACCAGTTGATTGGAGGTTTGGATATTAAGCCTGGAAGGGGGATGATCATGGTCAGTGAATTCATACCCGATTTTCCATGGCAGGGTACTTTTCATATGGACAAGGGATATGTTTATTTTAGAAACGTGGATAATAGGCTCTTGATAGGTGGTGGAAGGAACTTGGATGAATCCACAGAGATGACAACTGATCGTGGTATCAATAGTGTCATAAAGAACTATTTGGTCGAGCAAGCCAAGAATATTGTTTTTCCTGGTAAAAATCTCCTGTGGGAAAACGAATGGTCTGGATCAATGGCCTTTGGGGAAATGAAAAGACCTATTATACAGCAGGTTAATGCTAGGGTCGCAGTTGGAGTAAGGTTAGGAGGGATGGGGGTCGCTATTGGGTGGGAGGCAGGAAAGGAGCTTGCCCATCTTCTGGGTTCTTAA
- a CDS encoding cation:proton antiporter translates to MIYSLLAAAQLPMLQDIVIIFGLATLVILLFMRLKVPTIIGFLFTGALAGPYGLSLVNASTTVDVLSEIGVILLLFVIGMEFSLKSLMSIKKAVFIGGTLQVGLTIFVTALLAHAFGFNWNVAVFIGFLLALSSTAIVLKLLQEGGQVNNLSGKTILAILIFQDIIIVPMMLLTPMLAGESENIALSLLLMLFKGALVVIMTILSAKYLVPNLLYRIARTRNEELFLLSIIVICFAVAFLTSLLGLSLGLGAFLAGLIISESDYRHHATGKILPFREIFLSFFFVSVGMLFDVSFLFQNILVILTIVLIVFLSKFIMTTISAKALGMSFREAFIVAFSIFQIGEFSLLLAKVGMDYELLDDTNYQYFLAVSILTMAITPFVLSNREKLSYKLVNLPLPKGLKTHFVRTTESISMANVGGEELSDHLVIIGYGLNGRNLSKAAKRAEIPYAIIEMNPETVKIEGEKGEPIIFGNASNETVLKHVNIHRARVIVIAISNSNATKSIIAAIRQLTQNASIIVRTRYVNEISDNLSMGADEVIPEEFETSIEIFTRVLNKYLIAKDEIEDFTEEVRSGNYAMFRSSLTKGRDRLNIDLPEINFVSLRVGRDSGNYINKPLKKARIRENLGVNLVAIKRDGKTSSKIDGDTKLQLGDVVYVVGKPDALNQFEMEVKEK, encoded by the coding sequence ATGATTTATTCTTTATTAGCTGCCGCGCAGCTTCCCATGTTGCAGGACATCGTCATCATTTTCGGATTGGCAACGCTGGTGATCCTGCTATTTATGCGCCTAAAAGTGCCCACCATCATTGGCTTTCTTTTTACTGGTGCTCTGGCTGGTCCTTATGGTTTGTCCTTGGTCAATGCCTCCACTACGGTGGATGTGCTCAGTGAAATAGGTGTGATACTTTTACTGTTTGTAATAGGGATGGAATTCTCGCTGAAAAGCCTCATGTCCATAAAAAAAGCTGTATTTATAGGGGGAACATTACAGGTCGGTCTAACTATTTTTGTAACTGCTCTTCTCGCCCATGCTTTTGGTTTCAACTGGAATGTAGCAGTTTTTATTGGCTTTCTTTTGGCACTAAGTAGCACGGCCATTGTCTTGAAACTATTGCAGGAAGGTGGACAGGTCAACAACCTTTCAGGCAAAACTATTTTGGCAATTCTGATATTTCAGGATATCATCATCGTCCCTATGATGTTATTGACGCCCATGCTGGCCGGAGAGTCTGAGAACATTGCTCTTTCCTTGTTGCTCATGCTATTTAAAGGAGCACTGGTGGTCATTATGACCATTCTTTCAGCAAAATACCTGGTCCCTAATTTATTATACAGAATAGCAAGAACCAGAAATGAGGAATTGTTTCTGCTCAGCATCATCGTCATTTGTTTTGCTGTTGCATTTTTGACTTCCCTATTGGGCTTATCTTTGGGCTTAGGCGCCTTTTTGGCTGGCCTGATCATTTCTGAATCGGATTATAGACATCATGCCACGGGAAAGATCCTCCCCTTCCGGGAAATTTTCCTCAGTTTCTTCTTTGTATCTGTGGGGATGCTCTTTGATGTAAGTTTTCTGTTTCAGAACATTTTGGTCATTTTGACCATTGTGCTGATTGTCTTCCTTTCCAAATTTATCATGACCACCATATCGGCCAAAGCTTTGGGAATGAGTTTTAGAGAAGCCTTCATCGTGGCCTTTTCAATCTTTCAAATCGGTGAATTTTCTCTCTTATTGGCCAAAGTAGGCATGGATTACGAACTCTTGGATGACACCAATTACCAATATTTTTTGGCCGTCTCTATTTTAACCATGGCCATTACCCCCTTTGTATTGAGCAACAGGGAAAAGCTTTCCTATAAATTGGTCAATCTACCTTTGCCCAAGGGCCTTAAGACACATTTTGTCCGCACTACAGAAAGTATTTCGATGGCCAATGTTGGAGGGGAAGAACTGAGCGACCACCTGGTCATTATCGGCTATGGGCTAAATGGACGTAATCTTTCCAAAGCAGCCAAAAGGGCAGAAATCCCTTATGCCATTATAGAAATGAACCCTGAAACCGTCAAAATAGAAGGGGAAAAAGGTGAACCCATTATTTTTGGCAATGCCTCCAATGAAACAGTATTGAAACATGTCAATATCCACCGGGCAAGGGTAATCGTCATCGCCATTTCAAATAGCAATGCCACAAAAAGCATCATTGCGGCTATTCGTCAACTGACTCAAAATGCTTCCATAATCGTAAGGACCCGTTATGTAAATGAAATTTCCGATAATCTATCCATGGGTGCGGATGAAGTTATTCCAGAGGAATTTGAAACATCCATTGAAATTTTCACCAGGGTACTGAACAAGTACCTGATTGCCAAAGATGAAATAGAAGATTTCACAGAGGAAGTCAGGTCTGGAAATTATGCAATGTTTAGGTCATCCCTTACCAAAGGACGAGACCGCTTAAACATTGACCTTCCCGAAATTAATTTTGTTAGCCTTCGGGTCGGAAGGGACTCTGGCAACTATATCAACAAGCCCTTGAAAAAAGCAAGGATCAGAGAAAATCTAGGCGTAAACTTGGTGGCCATCAAAAGAGACGGAAAAACCAGCTCAAAAATAGATGGAGACACCAAACTTCAATTGGGAGATGTAGTGTATGTAGTGGGAAAACCCGATGCGCTCAACCAATTCGAAATGGAAGTAAAGGAAAAATAA
- a CDS encoding 3'-5' exonuclease: MIPFKIAKEEVNELPLGHFEGDIMLIEDEKLVPEAIQELRKHRLIGFDTETRPSFRKGVKYDVSLLQLSTPEKAFLFRLNHVGFPSEVKMLLEDPNRVKIGAAVRDDIKALKKLDPSFKQASFFDLNEELKKVGFHNVGVRNLSAMVLNIRISKSEQVSNWEAEKLSMKQQLYAATDAWACLEIFEELYKKGYLDQLFSNQ, encoded by the coding sequence ATGATACCTTTTAAGATAGCAAAAGAAGAAGTAAACGAATTGCCCTTGGGGCATTTTGAGGGCGATATTATGTTGATTGAAGATGAAAAACTGGTTCCCGAAGCCATTCAGGAACTAAGGAAACATAGGTTGATCGGCTTTGATACGGAGACCCGTCCATCTTTTAGAAAAGGGGTGAAATATGATGTTTCCTTATTGCAATTGTCTACACCTGAAAAGGCCTTTTTGTTTCGCCTAAACCATGTAGGCTTTCCTAGTGAGGTGAAGATGCTCTTGGAAGATCCGAACAGGGTGAAAATTGGTGCGGCAGTAAGGGATGATATCAAAGCCTTGAAAAAGCTAGATCCCTCTTTTAAACAGGCCAGTTTCTTTGATTTGAATGAGGAACTTAAAAAAGTGGGCTTTCATAATGTAGGGGTGAGAAACCTCAGTGCCATGGTGCTTAATATCAGGATTTCAAAATCTGAGCAAGTATCCAATTGGGAAGCAGAAAAATTGAGTATGAAACAGCAATTATACGCGGCTACCGATGCTTGGGCCTGTTTGGAAATCTTTGAAGAACTTTATAAAAAAGGCTATTTGGATCAACTTTTTTCTAATCAATAG
- a CDS encoding patatin-like phospholipase family protein: MWNSLLHSFPVQLLMLHFKKNIALVAIWGLLVLVISNNFGKVLGIPYLFLDPEYLNEVSWIGFFMMGIGLAIFTMAFHMTTYIMDAARFKFLAVLSRPFIRFCINNSLIPLMAYLVYIASIVNFQLDNELESNWEIFRYVIGFLIGSLLTFLLLFAYFALTNKHFFLMFTDTLDKKLRKTKVSRANVIKRYKDRKRALDSVGTYLDIDLRLKEVRPDLSQFEGNMLLKVFDQNHLNLFIIEIALVAIILFLGFFRDNELLQFPAGMSVMLMFSILTLLVGAVTFWLRSWSTFAAIAIFLIFNSASKTEFMNRPHSALGMDYDTEAVYNLNRLDSLVHPDTVQKDKRNTIQILDNWRAQFPAEEKPKMVLITCSGGGQRAALWTLHVLQQIHLVTEGKFMKHTRLFTGASGGVVGAAFFRELYLRSKEGGHIDLSDEIYLDQISADNLNPIIFTLMVNDLLIRNQKVEYNGREYLQDRGFAFENQLNINTKGVLDKPLIAYEKPEREAVIPMLPITPLIVNDGRKLFISPHSMSYMGTFLDGVLDKEEKSQAIDFMRFFREQDAENLRFISALRMGATFPFITPNIQLPSDPLMEIMDSGLSDNFGIGDAMRFIYVFEEWIAENTSGVLLITIRDSEKILEIEQKTPPTVFQKLVTPLKNIYINWDNVQTLNNETLYNYMRETMPFALERVEFEYSSKDYLEAKKENGISDDVTLKELEIQRASLNWRLTSREKKDIIDCIGSTQNRNALQELQTIFEAY; the protein is encoded by the coding sequence ATGTGGAATAGCCTTTTGCATAGTTTCCCAGTTCAATTACTCATGCTCCATTTCAAAAAGAATATTGCCTTGGTGGCAATTTGGGGACTTTTGGTACTGGTGATTTCCAATAATTTCGGTAAGGTTTTGGGTATTCCCTATCTTTTTTTGGATCCAGAGTACCTCAATGAAGTTTCTTGGATTGGTTTTTTTATGATGGGGATAGGCTTGGCCATTTTTACCATGGCCTTTCATATGACCACTTATATCATGGATGCTGCCCGATTTAAATTTTTGGCGGTCCTTTCCAGGCCTTTTATCAGGTTTTGTATCAACAATAGTCTGATTCCATTAATGGCTTATTTGGTCTATATCGCTAGTATTGTCAATTTTCAACTGGATAATGAGTTGGAGAGCAATTGGGAGATTTTTAGATATGTAATCGGATTTTTGATTGGGAGTTTGCTGACTTTCCTGTTATTATTTGCCTATTTCGCTTTGACCAATAAGCATTTCTTTTTGATGTTTACTGATACATTGGACAAGAAACTGAGAAAGACTAAGGTGTCCCGTGCCAATGTGATCAAGCGGTATAAGGACCGGAAGAGGGCTTTGGACTCAGTGGGGACTTATTTGGATATTGATCTCAGGCTCAAAGAGGTCCGGCCGGACCTGTCACAATTTGAAGGGAATATGCTGCTGAAGGTTTTTGATCAAAATCACCTTAATTTATTTATCATTGAAATAGCCTTGGTGGCCATTATTTTGTTTCTAGGATTTTTCAGGGACAATGAATTATTACAGTTTCCTGCTGGGATGAGCGTGATGCTGATGTTCTCTATTTTGACATTGTTGGTAGGCGCTGTTACGTTTTGGTTGAGAAGCTGGTCCACATTTGCGGCCATAGCCATCTTTTTGATATTCAACAGTGCTTCCAAAACGGAGTTCATGAACAGACCCCATTCTGCTTTGGGAATGGACTATGATACAGAAGCAGTGTATAACTTGAATCGTCTGGACAGTCTGGTGCATCCAGATACAGTTCAAAAAGACAAGCGCAATACCATTCAAATCCTGGATAATTGGAGGGCACAGTTTCCAGCTGAAGAGAAGCCAAAGATGGTACTGATCACTTGTAGCGGAGGTGGACAACGTGCTGCTTTATGGACTTTGCATGTCTTGCAGCAAATCCATTTAGTGACTGAGGGGAAGTTTATGAAACACACCCGACTCTTTACTGGGGCATCTGGTGGAGTGGTCGGTGCCGCGTTTTTTAGGGAGCTTTACCTTAGGTCTAAGGAGGGGGGGCATATTGACCTGAGCGATGAAATTTACCTTGATCAAATATCTGCAGATAATTTAAACCCTATCATTTTTACATTGATGGTCAATGACTTGTTGATCCGAAATCAAAAGGTGGAGTATAATGGACGAGAATACTTGCAGGATAGGGGATTTGCTTTTGAAAATCAGTTGAATATAAATACAAAAGGGGTCTTGGATAAGCCGCTTATAGCTTATGAAAAACCAGAAAGAGAAGCTGTCATTCCCATGTTGCCTATCACTCCGTTGATCGTTAATGATGGGCGGAAGTTGTTTATTTCCCCACATTCTATGAGTTATATGGGGACATTCCTTGATGGGGTATTGGACAAAGAGGAAAAAAGTCAGGCCATAGATTTTATGAGGTTCTTTAGGGAGCAGGATGCAGAAAATTTAAGATTTATCAGTGCGCTGAGAATGGGGGCTACCTTTCCTTTTATTACACCGAATATACAGCTGCCCTCTGACCCATTAATGGAAATAATGGATTCCGGTTTATCAGATAATTTTGGGATCGGTGATGCCATGCGCTTTATTTATGTGTTTGAGGAATGGATTGCTGAAAATACTTCAGGGGTATTGTTGATTACCATTCGTGATTCTGAGAAAATCCTCGAAATCGAACAGAAAACCCCACCTACAGTCTTTCAAAAATTAGTGACTCCTCTAAAAAATATCTATATCAATTGGGACAATGTACAGACCTTAAATAATGAAACCCTCTATAATTATATGAGGGAAACCATGCCTTTTGCTCTCGAGCGGGTGGAGTTTGAATATTCATCCAAGGATTATCTGGAAGCCAAAAAGGAAAATGGCATTAGTGATGATGTCACTTTAAAAGAATTGGAAATCCAAAGGGCATCACTCAATTGGAGGTTAACTTCAAGAGAAAAGAAAGATATAATTGACTGCATAGGCAGTACACAAAATCGGAATGCGCTTCAGGAGCTCCAGACCATTTTTGAAGCGTATTAA
- a CDS encoding Mpo1 family 2-hydroxy fatty acid dioxygenase → MPQATTRKIDQLLQEYGKSHQHPTNKMIHWICVPAIFFSIVGMIFSIPVGPIDFLIDYLGPFANWATFALILVLCYYYSLSPPLALGMFLFVALCVFLCNLITIVSPVPLWQISISLFILSWILQFYGHKIEGKKPSFFKDIQFLLIGPAWLMHMIYKKWGFAY, encoded by the coding sequence ATGCCCCAGGCCACAACTAGAAAAATAGACCAATTGCTTCAAGAATATGGAAAAAGCCATCAGCATCCAACCAACAAAATGATACATTGGATATGTGTGCCAGCCATATTCTTCAGTATTGTGGGGATGATCTTTAGCATCCCGGTTGGCCCCATTGACTTTCTGATCGATTATCTTGGGCCCTTTGCCAACTGGGCCACTTTCGCTCTTATCCTTGTTTTGTGCTATTACTATTCGCTGTCGCCACCTTTAGCACTTGGTATGTTTTTGTTTGTTGCACTATGTGTATTCCTGTGTAACCTGATCACCATTGTCTCACCTGTTCCCCTTTGGCAGATTAGCATAAGCTTGTTTATTTTATCCTGGATCTTACAGTTTTATGGGCATAAAATCGAAGGAAAAAAGCCCTCTTTTTTCAAGGACATTCAGTTCCTATTAATTGGACCCGCGTGGTTAATGCACATGATATACAAAAAATGGGGCTTTGCCTATTAA
- a CDS encoding FN3 associated domain-containing protein gives MNIRNNLQGWLENLLIVFSGLIIIFIIGGDRMLVPPILQVLGRSHPLILHFPIVLMVLALVFVLVPNLLPSPYQQKVARWSLLFACFFAGITVLTGWMLSQEEGYEGDNLILHKWMGVAVFFLAVLIYFLMEKQPKMQKGMGLALLLVLIGAGHWGANLTHGTDFLMAPITSNDGVQVNLEEAEVFAHLVQPILEQKCNSCHQASKSKGQLRLDEVEMIQKGGKNGVLFDEKDWENSLFVKRLVKPIEEKGHMPPKGKAQLSPEELQILQEWVKGGAKYDEKLKDTGEESPLFQLASLQLQKEAPYDFETADADLLASLNNFYRVVAPLYPESPALEVSYFGASAFDPASLQDLKKVKDQIVGISLNKMPLKEVDLSVLAEFKNLEELKLNFCDLGTEQLKVLGAMPRLRSLSLAGNKLSPDIFQTLAKADNLAYVYLWSTGLSEEDAKRYQKESPHVMLEWGFSDDGIVYALNPPQIKYSKVIFDQKEKVEIKHGISSVEVFYTLDGSEPDSINSLKYESPIIIDQTSNLKARAFATGWTKSNLTEAYFYKSGIRPENVDLKTSPSGQYQGKGKETLFDLEKGDSNYASGDWLGFKDEPMILELSIPEGGNAGNIAFSFIYHEQAHIFPPVKILVQGKMGEGAWKTIIEDSPKVPEKRRASRMKQVSYPLDGAHYDHLRIEIHPNQHLPSWHRSAGGKGWVFIDEVVIG, from the coding sequence ATGAATATTAGAAATAACCTACAGGGCTGGTTGGAAAATCTCTTAATTGTTTTCTCAGGTCTGATTATCATATTTATCATTGGAGGGGACAGGATGCTGGTGCCTCCAATATTACAGGTTTTGGGGAGAAGTCACCCTTTGATTTTGCACTTCCCCATAGTACTGATGGTATTGGCCTTGGTTTTTGTTCTGGTTCCCAATCTACTTCCTTCGCCTTATCAACAAAAAGTGGCAAGGTGGTCCTTGTTATTTGCCTGTTTTTTTGCGGGAATTACTGTGCTAACAGGCTGGATGCTGAGTCAGGAAGAAGGCTATGAAGGAGATAATTTAATACTTCACAAATGGATGGGGGTGGCGGTATTTTTTCTGGCCGTTTTGATTTATTTCTTGATGGAAAAGCAGCCCAAAATGCAGAAAGGGATGGGCTTAGCATTATTGTTGGTCCTTATTGGTGCTGGGCACTGGGGAGCTAACCTAACCCACGGCACTGATTTTTTGATGGCTCCTATTACTTCAAATGATGGTGTACAGGTGAACTTGGAAGAAGCCGAAGTATTTGCCCATTTGGTGCAGCCTATCTTAGAACAAAAATGCAATTCCTGTCACCAAGCCAGTAAGAGCAAAGGACAATTGAGGCTGGATGAAGTCGAAATGATCCAGAAGGGTGGCAAAAACGGTGTGTTATTTGATGAAAAGGATTGGGAGAATTCTTTGTTCGTAAAACGTTTGGTAAAGCCAATTGAAGAAAAGGGGCATATGCCACCTAAAGGAAAGGCTCAATTGAGTCCCGAAGAACTACAGATCTTACAGGAATGGGTAAAAGGAGGGGCTAAATATGATGAAAAACTAAAGGATACTGGAGAGGAAAGTCCACTATTCCAATTGGCCAGTTTACAATTACAAAAAGAGGCTCCATATGATTTTGAAACTGCTGATGCTGATCTATTAGCCTCTTTAAACAATTTTTACAGAGTGGTAGCACCGCTTTATCCTGAGTCACCGGCCTTGGAGGTATCTTATTTTGGAGCAAGTGCTTTTGATCCCGCTTCATTACAAGACTTGAAGAAAGTGAAAGACCAAATTGTTGGGATTAGCCTGAATAAGATGCCATTGAAAGAGGTGGATTTATCAGTATTGGCCGAATTTAAGAACCTAGAAGAATTAAAGCTTAATTTTTGTGATCTTGGTACAGAGCAGCTCAAAGTACTGGGGGCTATGCCAAGATTAAGAAGTTTATCTTTGGCAGGAAATAAGCTAAGTCCTGATATTTTCCAAACTCTTGCCAAAGCTGACAACTTAGCGTATGTATATCTATGGAGTACAGGACTTAGTGAAGAAGATGCCAAAAGGTATCAAAAGGAGTCTCCACATGTAATGTTGGAATGGGGATTCAGTGATGATGGGATAGTTTATGCCCTCAATCCCCCACAGATTAAATACAGCAAAGTGATTTTTGACCAGAAAGAAAAGGTTGAAATCAAACATGGTATAAGTTCTGTGGAAGTGTTTTATACTTTGGACGGATCAGAACCTGATAGTATTAATAGTCTCAAATATGAATCTCCGATAATAATTGATCAAACTTCAAACCTTAAAGCCAGGGCTTTTGCTACAGGCTGGACCAAAAGTAACTTGACGGAAGCCTATTTTTATAAATCAGGGATTCGACCAGAAAATGTGGATCTAAAAACGTCTCCTTCAGGTCAATACCAGGGAAAAGGAAAGGAAACCCTATTTGATTTAGAAAAAGGAGATAGTAATTATGCTTCCGGGGACTGGTTAGGTTTTAAGGATGAACCCATGATTTTGGAGCTAAGTATTCCGGAGGGGGGGAATGCAGGAAATATTGCTTTCAGTTTTATTTATCATGAGCAAGCCCATATTTTTCCCCCAGTAAAAATATTGGTACAGGGTAAAATGGGGGAAGGTGCTTGGAAGACCATAATAGAAGACAGTCCGAAAGTTCCTGAGAAGCGAAGGGCTAGTAGAATGAAACAGGTGAGTTATCCATTAGATGGGGCCCATTATGATCATCTCAGGATAGAAATTCACCCAAATCAGCATTTACCATCATGGCATAGGAGTGCTGGAGGTAAGGGATGGGTATTTATAGATGAAGTGGTGATTGGTTGA